In Peromyscus maniculatus bairdii isolate BWxNUB_F1_BW_parent chromosome 21, HU_Pman_BW_mat_3.1, whole genome shotgun sequence, one DNA window encodes the following:
- the LOC143266708 gene encoding H-2 class I histocompatibility antigen, Q10 alpha chain-like isoform X3 → MTSFLFSPTLGVQILSNQQRPCSWLLDRNSNHQHHRLQFRRPRSEMGKMARHMLLLLLAAALAPTRTRAGSHSLRYFSTIVSRPGLGEPRFIIVAYVDDTQLACFDSDAETPRLEPRTPWVEQVGPEYWEEQTQRAKNIEQTFRVNLRTALRYYNQSKSDSHTFQWMSGCVVGSDGRLLRGYSQFAYDGRDYIALNDDLTTWTAADKAAQITRRKWEQAGAAERDRAFLEGECVALLGRLLEIGKDTLQRTDPPETHVTHQLRSQGDVTLRCWAQGFYPADITLTWKRDEEEQTQEMELVETRPAGDGSFQKWAAVVVPLGEELKYTCHVQHEGLPEPLTLRWETPQSFPIMTMVGAVLGAVVILGFIIGGVMMWMRKNTANLPNSANRREHLHPISSMLP, encoded by the exons ATGACAAGTTTCCTGTTCTCACCCACATTGGGTGTCCAGATCTTGAGTAATCAACAGCGTCCTTGTTCATGGCTGCTGGATAGAAATTCCAACCACCAGCACCACCGCCTACAATTCAGACGCCCCAGATCTGAGATGGGGAAGATGGCCAGACacatgctgctcctgctgctggcgGCCGCCCTGGCCCCGACCCGGACCCGCGCGG GCTCGCACTCGCTGCGGTATTTCTCCACCATCGTGTCCCGGCCTGGCCTCGGGGAGCCCCGGTTCATCATCGTCGCCTACGTGGACGACACGCAGTTAGCGTGCTTCGACAGCGACGCGGAGACTCCGAGACTGGAGCCGCGGACGCCGTGGGTGGAGCAGGTCGGACCGGAGTATTGGGAGGAGCAGACACAGAGAGCCAAGAACATCGAGCAGACTTTCCGAGTGAACCTGAGGACCGCGCTCCGCTACTACAACCAGAGCAAAAGCG ACTCTCACACTTTCCAGTGGATGTCCGGCTGTGTGGTGGGGTCGGACGGGCGCCTCCTTCGCGGGTACAGTCAGTTCGCCTACGACGGCCGCGATTACATCGCCCTGAACGACGACCTGACGACGTGGACGGCGGCGGACAAGGCGGCGCAGATCACCCGGCGCAAGTGGGAGCAGGCTGgtgcagcagagagagacagggcctTCCTGGAGGGCGAGTGCGTGGCGTTGCTCGGCAGACTCCTGGAGATAGGAAAGGACACGCTGCAGCGCACAG aTCCACCAGAGACACATGTGACCCATCAACTCAGATCTCAAGGTGATGTCACACTCAGGTGCTGGGCCCAGGGTTTCTACCCTGCTGACATCACCCTGACCTggaagagagatgaggaagaacagaCACAGGAAATGGAACTGGTGGAAACCAGACCTGCAGGGGATGGAAGcttccagaagtgggcagctgtggtggtgccttTAGGAGAAGAGTTGAAATACACATGCCATGTGCAGCATGAGGGTCTTCCTGAGCCCCTCACCCTGAGATGGG aGACTCCTCAGTCCTTCCCCATTATGACCATGGTTGGTGCTGTCCTTGGAGCTGTAGTGATCTTAGGTTTTATCATTGGAGGTGTTATGATGTGGATGAGGAAGAACACAG CCAACCTCCCTAATTCAGCAAACAGGAGGGAACATCTCCATCCAATCAGCTCCATGCTGCCCTGA